The Candidatus Binatus sp. sequence CTATCCCGACCACTTCCGGCACCAGCGCGCTCGAAGTCGCGCTCAAGGCGCTCGGCATCGGCGCCGGCGACGAGGTCATTGTGCCCGCGATCACTTTCGCGGCGACCGCCTACGCTGCCGTCGCATGCATGGCGCGTCCGATCTTCGCCGACGTCAGCGCCGCCAACGCATGCATCGATCCGGACTGCGTCAAGCGGCTGATCACGCGCCGCACCAAGGCGATCGTTCCCGTCCACTACGGCGCGTCGCTCGCCGATCTCGACGCGCTCACGGAAATTTCGCGCGCGCATTCGATTGCGCTCGTCGAGGATTGCGCCCACGTTCCCGGTGCTCAATTCCGCGGGCGCGGCGTCGGTACTCATGGCGCTCTCGGATGCTTTAGCTTTCAGTCCACCAAGCCGATGACTGCGGGCGAAGGTGGAATGATCACGACCGACGACCCCGACCTCGAGCAACGATGCCAGTCGCTGATCAATTGCGGGCGTCGCCGCCCCGGCGACACTTTCGAGGGACCGCTGATGGGCGCGAACTACCGGATGACGGAATGGCAATGCGGAATTCTGCTCGCGCAACTCGCGCGCCTTCCCGAACAGATCGAGCGCAAGAGCCGCGCCGCCGCCCGCCTGCGCGAAGGACTCGGCGCAATCAAGGGGATTAGTCCGATCGCGCGCGATCCACGCGTCACGCGCGAGGTCATCTACGCGTTCGTTTTTCTGGTCGATGAATCCGCACTCGGCGTCTCGCGTAACCGATTCGTCCGCGCGATGCGCGCCGAGGGCATCCCATGCGGCGTCGGCAACGATCCCGTTTATCGATCCGCGCTCTTGCCGCGCGAGTCTGCCGTCTATCGCAAAGCCTGCGAACTTG is a genomic window containing:
- a CDS encoding DegT/DnrJ/EryC1/StrS family aminotransferase is translated as MRSTLAILGGPPLRTRPFATWPVFDAREREQLDDVLTSSNWGGFPSPNRKAAEFAAAFAAYHGARFAIPTTSGTSALEVALKALGIGAGDEVIVPAITFAATAYAAVACMARPIFADVSAANACIDPDCVKRLITRRTKAIVPVHYGASLADLDALTEISRAHSIALVEDCAHVPGAQFRGRGVGTHGALGCFSFQSTKPMTAGEGGMITTDDPDLEQRCQSLINCGRRRPGDTFEGPLMGANYRMTEWQCGILLAQLARLPEQIERKSRAAARLREGLGAIKGISPIARDPRVTREVIYAFVFLVDESALGVSRNRFVRAMRAEGIPCGVGNDPVYRSALLPRESAVYRKACELAGAANVERTSIDCPVAERLFEHAMVAVPHECLLGDDRDVDDIIAAARKVASRAADLAAASLEKSS